One window of Oncorhynchus masou masou isolate Uvic2021 chromosome 33, UVic_Omas_1.1, whole genome shotgun sequence genomic DNA carries:
- the LOC135527902 gene encoding dystroglycan 1-like has product MHCKQRGWDCGSVGRTRPPPGRTIPLVLGLLVALVQGSVPGRPLVEGLGEMLSVDLEASMHSSVLSDLQTAASVATEGPLTGIPESLAAVTEVAPAGIPDSSAVVGQGFQLRIPPRAKNGSCNVKLTELGKERLPSWLYWATGSCILRGLALEQDRGVHRISLSGSEMINSGHGLEVFSIEVHPEEWANGEPSLLALQAEANNLQPFTCGSEEPVTVLTIILDADLTKMNAHQRVGLLASMKKFSGVPLEHMRVVPVINNRLFDMSAFMAGPGNAKKVVENGALLSWKLGCALDQSNIPNINSVQSPAKDGSMSSKLGYPVVGWHIVNKKPHLVKRVRRQLGNTPTPVPSLLPPTTYPEPPTRIVPTPTSPSISPATDSSAPPVRGPLPLPVKPTNRLRDQIAHTPTIGAPQPTRVLGTTSTIPIQPTMTRPAIPEATALPTPPSTTKRPKTSTTKKTKKAKTSTPVPREPKTTTAKPPRRTTPLSPVPDYNNEKPQLRNPIDEVNAWVGTYFEVKIPPDTFFDKEDGTTDKLRLTLRKNHNEVVSESSWIQFNSTIQLLYGLPEKEHVGKHEYFMLATDKAGMSTIDAFEVHVNRWPATDKPSVVFAARFHGEPKTLANNVHKKILLTKKLAYALGDRNTSTVTLRSITKGSIVVEWTNNSLQQSPCPKDQITILSRKISDPQGRPTLAFSNAMEPDFKPINISVRGTNKCQTYTFVPPGEVTIPVPPPATPSPGTGRSTSDDVYLHTVIPAVVVAALLLIAGVIAMVCYRKKRKGKMSIEEQATFIKKGVPIIFADELDDSKCPPSSSIPLILHEEKPPLPPPEYPNMAGPHSTLLNQDLLMEEYSIYHDDDDPNAPPYQPPPPFTVPIEGKGSRPKNMTSYRSPPPYVPP; this is encoded by the exons ATGCACTGTAAACAGAGAGGTTGGGACTGTGGAAGTGTGGGAAGAACCAGACCTCCCCCAGGCAGGACTATCCCCCTGGTGCTGGGGCTTCTGGTGGCCTTGGTCCAGGGCAGTGTGCCTGGGAGACCACTGGTGGAGGGCCTGGGGGAGATGTTGTCGGTGGACCTGGAAGCCTCCATgcactcctctgtcctctctgacctGCAGACTGCAGCCTCTGTAGCCACAGAGGGACCTCTCACGGGTATCCCAGAATCCCTGGCTGCAGTCACAGAGGTGGCCCCTGCAGGAATCCCTGACTCCTCAGCGGTGGTGGGCCAGGGGTTCCAGTTGAGGATCCCGCCCAGGGCGAAGAATGGCAGTTGCAATGTTAAG TTAACTGAGTTGGGAAAGGAACGCTTACCCTCCTGGCTGTACTGGGCCACAGGGAGCTGCATCCTACGAGGCCTGGCCTTGGAGCAGGACAGAGGTGTCCACCgtatctccctctctggctcTGAGATGATAAACAGTGGCCATGGCTTGGAAGTCTTCTCTATTGAGGTGCACCCAGAGGAGTGGGCCAACGGTGAGCCGTCCCTGTTGGCTCTCCAGGCTGAGGCCAACAACCTCCAGCCATTCACCTGTGGCAGCGAGGAGCCCGTCACTGTTCTCACCATCATCCTGGATGCTGACCTCACCAAGATGAACGCTCATCAGAGGGTAGGCCTGCTGGCCAGCATGAAGAAGTTTTCCGGTGTCCCCCTGGAACACATGAGGGTGGTCCCTGTCATTAACAACCGCCTGTTCGACATGTCCGCCTTCATGGCTGGGCCTGGAAATGCCAAGAAAGTGGTGGAGAATGGGGCCCTGTTGTCATGGAAGCTGGGCTGCGCCCTGGACCAGTCTAACATTCCGAACATCAACAGCGTCCAATCGCCTGCCAAGGATGGGTCCATGTCGTCCAAGCTAGGCTACCCAGTGGTGGGCTGGCACATCGTCAACAAGAAACCCCACTTGGTGAAACGGGTCAGGAGGCAGCTGGGAAACACCCCCACCCCTGTACCCTCCCTGCTCCCCCCAACCACTTACCCTGAGCCCCCTACTCGCATTGTTCCCACCCCCACATCCCCTTCCATCTCCCCAGCCACTGACAGTTCTGCTCCCCCTGTCCGTGGACCCTTGCCCCTGCCGGTGAAGCCCACTAACAGGTTGAGAGATCAGATAGCCCACACTCCTACCATAGGTGCTCCTCAGCCTACTAGGGTCCTGGGCACCACCAGTACCATCCCCATCCAGCCTACTATGACCCGGCCTGCTATTCCAGAGGCTACTGCTCTTCCCACCCCACCAAGCACCACTAAAAGGCCAAAGACCTCCACCACCAAGAAAACCAAGAAGGCAAAAACCTCCACTCCTGTGCCCAGAGAACCTAAGACCACCACGGCTAAGCCACCCAGACGCACcacccctctttctcctgttcctgACTACAACAACGAGAAGCCCCAGCTACGCAACCCCATCGACGAGGTGAATGCCTGGGTCGGGACTTACTTTGAGGTGAAGATTCCTCCAGATACCTTCTTCGACAAAGAGGACGGCACCACGGACAAGCTCCGTCTTACTTTGAGGAAGAACCACAACGAAGTGGTGAGCGAGTCATCTTGGATCCAGTTTAACAGCACCATCCAGCTCCTGTACGGTCTCCCAGAGAAAGAACACGTAGGCAAACACGAGTACTTTATGCTGGCCACCGACAAGGCAGGCATGAGCACCATAGATGCCTTTGAGGTCCATGTCAACCGTTGGCCGGCCACTGATAAGCCCTCTGTTGTTTTTGCCGCCCGTTTCCATGGTGAACCCAAGACATTGGCCAACAACGTCCACAAAAAGATCCTCCTGACTAAGAAGCTGGCGTATGCACTGGGTGACCGGAACACCAGCACAGTGACCCTGCGGAGTATCACCAAGGGCTCCATTGTGGTGGAGTGGACCAACAACAGCCTCCAGCAGAGCCCCTGTCCCAAGGACCAGATCACCATCCTCAGCAGAAAGATCTCTGACCCCCAGGGCAGGCCCACTCTGGCCTTCTCCAATGCCATGGAGCCAGACTTCAAACCCATCAACATATCTGTCCGCGGCACCAACAAATGTCAGACTTACACGTTTGTGCCCCCAGGAGAGGTGACcatccctgttcctcctccagcCACTCCTTCCCCTGGCACTGGTCGTAGCACCAGTGACGATGTTTACCTGCACACAGTTATCCCAGCTGTGGTGGTGGCGGCGCTACTGCTGATTGCCGGCGTCATCGCCATGGTCTGCTACCGCAAGAAGCGCAAGGGCAAGATGAGCATTGAGGAGCAGGCTACCTTCATCAAGAAAGGCGTGCCCATCATTTTTGCAGATGAGCTGGATGACTCCAAGTGTCCCCCGTCCTCCAGTATCCCCCTCATCCTGCATGAGGAGAAGCCACCCCTGCCCCCTCCGGAGTACCCCAACATGGCTGGCCCTCACAGCACCCTGCTCAACCAGGATCTCCTGATGGAGGAGTACTCCATCTACCATGATGATGATGACCCCAACGCACCCCCCTATCAGCCCCCGCCACCCTTCACTGTCCCCATCGAGGGGAAAGGGTCCCGCCCCAAGAACATGACATCATACAGGTCACCACCTCCCTACGTGCCTCCCTAA